One part of the Thermococcus radiotolerans genome encodes these proteins:
- the aspS gene encoding aspartate--tRNA(Asn) ligase produces the protein MYRTHYSSQITEELNGQRVRVAGWVWEIKDLGGIKFLWIRDREGIVQVTAPKKKVDPELFKLIPKLNAEDVVAVEGVVNFTPKAKLGFEILPEKLEVLSRAESPLPLDPTGKVKAELDTRLDNRFMDVRRPEVMAIFKIRSSVFKAVRDFFHSEGFIEVHTPKIIATATEGGTELFPMKYFEKDAFLAQSPQLYKQIMMATGLDRVYEIAPIFRAEEHNTTRHLNEAWSIDAEMAFIENEEEVMNLLERLVAHAIEYVREHNVKELQTLGFELEEPKLPFPRVTYEGALEILADLGREIPWGEDIDTEGERLLGKYMLENENAPLYFIYQYPSEAKPFYIMKYENRPEISRSFDLEYRGIEITSGGQREHRVDVLVEQIKEKGLNPASFEFYLKAFRYGMPPHGGFGLGAERLVKQMLDLNNIREVILFPRDRRRLTP, from the coding sequence ATGTATCGGACGCACTACTCAAGCCAGATTACCGAAGAGCTGAACGGCCAGCGCGTTAGGGTCGCTGGCTGGGTCTGGGAAATCAAGGACCTCGGTGGAATAAAGTTCCTCTGGATAAGGGACCGCGAGGGCATAGTCCAGGTAACGGCCCCCAAGAAGAAGGTCGACCCGGAGCTGTTCAAGCTCATACCCAAGCTGAACGCCGAGGACGTCGTCGCCGTCGAGGGCGTGGTGAACTTCACCCCGAAGGCGAAGCTGGGATTTGAAATCCTTCCCGAAAAGCTTGAGGTGCTCAGCAGGGCCGAGAGCCCGCTCCCGCTCGATCCGACCGGCAAGGTCAAGGCGGAGCTCGACACAAGACTCGACAACAGGTTCATGGACGTCAGAAGGCCCGAGGTAATGGCCATATTCAAAATACGCTCGAGCGTCTTCAAGGCCGTTCGCGATTTCTTCCACAGCGAGGGCTTCATCGAGGTGCACACACCCAAGATAATAGCCACCGCCACCGAGGGCGGAACCGAGCTCTTCCCCATGAAGTACTTCGAGAAAGATGCTTTCCTCGCCCAGAGCCCGCAGCTCTACAAGCAGATAATGATGGCCACCGGCCTGGACAGAGTCTACGAGATAGCCCCGATATTCCGCGCCGAGGAGCACAACACCACGAGACACCTCAACGAGGCCTGGAGCATCGACGCCGAGATGGCCTTCATCGAGAACGAGGAAGAGGTAATGAACCTCCTCGAGAGGCTCGTCGCGCACGCCATCGAATACGTCCGCGAGCACAACGTCAAGGAGCTCCAGACCCTCGGCTTCGAGCTGGAGGAGCCAAAGCTGCCATTCCCGCGCGTCACCTACGAGGGGGCCCTGGAGATACTCGCGGACCTGGGCAGGGAAATTCCATGGGGCGAGGACATAGACACCGAGGGCGAGAGGCTCCTCGGAAAGTACATGCTCGAAAACGAAAACGCGCCCCTCTATTTCATATACCAGTATCCCAGCGAGGCAAAGCCGTTCTACATAATGAAATATGAGAACAGGCCGGAGATAAGCCGCTCCTTCGACCTCGAGTACAGGGGGATAGAGATAACCTCCGGCGGCCAGAGGGAGCACAGGGTTGACGTCCTCGTCGAGCAGATCAAGGAGAAGGGACTCAATCCAGCCAGCTTTGAGTTCTACCTCAAGGCCTTCCGCTACGGAATGCCGCCGCACGGCGGTTTCGGCCTCGGTGCCGAGCGCTTGGTGAAACAGATGCTCGACCTCAACAACATCAGGGAAGTCATCCTGTTCCCAAGGGACAGGAGAAGATTAACACCGTAA
- a CDS encoding COG1361 family protein: MKKVAALILLGLMILSLTPVVHLVKSASVPEYASISSVSLGLGDKAVLGPFEVQFADANPNWSKIYIQVDGPQGPLRYVISQDGYLLYPSSANVYLNVSLVWIRYDTKSILLELKSPLQKVLSGKNLVVGNELTLPEGFPQIKIKLTSVSGDTASFKVTMPYGDIYTLTIDKGSAGSVRYKLDSSHSYSNYLSIEVTNTVNNGATINVYVPKVASTNFQIVKKGGEVNPPEQVETVLLYNDLLYVNEKLPITADNTTYYIKLVSTIPDVVKVEAFRGDYSLGTMLLEVGDEPKNVPNAPLKLSVQKVEPDYKRAIIRVYGPAGAQVTPILRQANVIAKIDAVPKAMLLNDNLVVTINVQNLGRGDAYDVSVAAPIPNDFELVSMTKTWTLKTFPAFTSMPALIYVLKPTKVGEFEIGKAIVTFYDDKSLETGKKRTIYSPILSGIKVYNIPAIDVTAQAYNGTWGNYVSAKVGDTVKVKFMLSADEGNPDYEFVTNATLLLDLPASLDGQSSIKIGTIKAGETKTVQIDLTVLRENLTNIGATLVYLDPLGNEHRLELGNLVTINSIPPKVIVEEVKVWPTPEELPGYVNQTLAKMSDPTPLAEELKGIAETYSPTGNPWKPLAILLIIVAFVLAGVAYKYWDESEKLREKLERKKSRRPGGLPKKAEEEEKESTEITEL, encoded by the coding sequence ATGAAAAAGGTAGCCGCTTTAATCCTGCTGGGCCTGATGATTCTCTCCCTGACACCTGTGGTGCACCTAGTAAAATCCGCAAGCGTGCCGGAATACGCCAGCATATCCAGCGTCTCCCTGGGTCTGGGAGACAAGGCTGTTCTGGGTCCGTTTGAGGTCCAGTTCGCCGACGCCAATCCCAACTGGAGCAAGATATACATTCAGGTCGACGGCCCCCAGGGCCCCCTCAGGTACGTCATCAGCCAGGATGGATACCTCCTCTATCCATCGAGCGCGAACGTCTACCTGAACGTGAGCCTCGTGTGGATCAGGTACGACACCAAGTCCATCCTCCTTGAGCTGAAATCGCCCCTCCAGAAGGTCCTCTCCGGCAAGAACCTTGTGGTTGGGAACGAGCTAACCCTGCCGGAGGGCTTCCCGCAGATTAAAATAAAGCTGACCTCGGTTTCCGGCGATACCGCCTCGTTCAAGGTCACCATGCCCTACGGCGACATATACACGCTCACCATAGACAAGGGCTCCGCCGGTAGCGTGAGGTACAAGCTTGACTCAAGCCACTCATACTCCAACTACCTGTCCATAGAGGTTACAAACACCGTGAACAACGGCGCCACGATAAACGTCTACGTCCCCAAGGTCGCATCCACAAACTTCCAGATCGTCAAAAAGGGCGGTGAGGTTAACCCGCCCGAGCAGGTTGAGACCGTCCTCCTCTACAACGACCTCCTCTACGTCAACGAGAAGCTCCCCATAACTGCGGACAACACCACGTACTACATCAAGCTCGTTTCAACGATTCCCGATGTGGTTAAGGTTGAGGCCTTCAGAGGGGACTACAGCCTGGGAACGATGCTCCTTGAGGTCGGAGACGAGCCAAAGAACGTTCCAAACGCCCCCCTGAAGCTCTCGGTTCAGAAGGTTGAGCCCGACTACAAGAGAGCGATAATCAGGGTTTACGGCCCTGCCGGTGCTCAGGTGACTCCGATTCTCAGGCAGGCCAACGTTATAGCCAAAATAGATGCCGTTCCAAAGGCGATGCTGCTCAACGACAACCTCGTGGTCACGATAAACGTTCAGAACCTCGGAAGGGGAGATGCCTACGACGTGAGCGTTGCCGCGCCGATACCCAACGACTTTGAGCTCGTGAGTATGACCAAAACCTGGACCCTTAAGACCTTCCCTGCCTTCACCAGCATGCCTGCGCTCATCTACGTCCTCAAGCCCACCAAGGTCGGCGAGTTTGAGATTGGGAAGGCCATAGTTACCTTCTACGACGACAAGAGCCTCGAGACCGGAAAGAAGAGGACGATATACTCCCCGATTCTCAGCGGCATTAAGGTCTACAACATACCCGCCATAGACGTCACCGCCCAGGCTTACAACGGCACCTGGGGCAACTACGTGAGCGCAAAGGTCGGCGATACCGTCAAGGTCAAGTTCATGCTCTCAGCTGACGAGGGCAACCCGGACTACGAGTTTGTAACGAACGCCACGCTCCTCCTAGACCTCCCGGCCAGCCTTGACGGACAGTCATCAATCAAGATAGGGACCATTAAGGCCGGAGAAACCAAGACGGTTCAGATAGACCTGACCGTGCTCAGGGAAAACCTCACCAACATAGGGGCTACGCTCGTCTACCTCGACCCGCTCGGAAACGAGCACAGGCTTGAGCTCGGCAACCTCGTTACCATCAACAGCATTCCGCCCAAGGTTATCGTGGAGGAGGTCAAAGTCTGGCCGACCCCGGAGGAGCTTCCGGGCTATGTCAACCAGACCCTCGCCAAGATGAGCGACCCCACTCCTCTCGCCGAGGAGCTCAAGGGTATTGCCGAAACCTACAGCCCAACCGGCAACCCATGGAAGCCGCTCGCGATACTCCTCATCATAGTGGCCTTCGTGCTCGCTGGAGTCGCCTACAAGTACTGGGACGAGTCCGAGAAGCTCAGGGAGAAGCTCGAGAGGAAGAAGAGCAGGCGCCCAGGAGGACTGCCGAAGAAGGCCGAGGAAGAGGAGAAGGAAAGCACCGAGATAACCGAACTCTGA
- the pth2 gene encoding peptidyl-tRNA hydrolase Pth2 — translation MFRYKQVIVARKDLKLSKGKFAVQVAHGAVTAALKAQKEKPEWFKAWFHEGQKKVVVKAENEGELFELKAHAEKLGIPAALIRDAGLTEIPPGTITVLAIGPAPEELVDKVTGHLKLV, via the coding sequence ATGTTCAGATACAAGCAGGTCATAGTCGCGAGGAAGGATTTGAAGCTCAGCAAGGGTAAGTTCGCCGTTCAGGTTGCCCACGGAGCGGTTACCGCTGCGCTGAAGGCTCAGAAGGAGAAGCCCGAGTGGTTCAAGGCCTGGTTCCACGAGGGGCAGAAGAAGGTCGTCGTTAAGGCCGAAAACGAGGGGGAGCTCTTCGAACTGAAGGCTCACGCGGAGAAGCTCGGCATCCCCGCGGCGCTCATCAGAGATGCCGGCTTAACCGAGATTCCTCCGGGAACGATAACGGTTCTGGCGATCGGCCCGGCCCCGGAGGAGCTAGTTGACAAGGTTACCGGCCATCTGAAGCTGGTGTGA
- a CDS encoding glutamate cyclase domain-containing protein produces the protein MIAHLINTDVGNRGTLGVYLDYRRENPNFLHNSAKMFLDNYERVLVITGFPIPPMMRAETDGPPGALALVKAVETLGGTAEVLTYPEVKTALEPFGIRFTDEPEIGDYSLVVAVETPGRAVDGRYYSMSGMEITRETFDWAVLRARELGVPTIGIGDGGNEAGMGKITELTRRYVPHGDRIASIVETDELVLSAVSNWGAYGLVAQASIEFGRELLPGWDEGAIVRVISKLGLIDGVFKTQTPTVDGISLDVHEKIVELLNALVNEALR, from the coding sequence ATGATAGCCCACCTAATCAACACTGACGTTGGCAACAGGGGCACCCTGGGCGTTTACCTCGACTACCGTAGGGAAAACCCCAATTTTTTACATAATTCTGCAAAGATGTTTTTGGATAATTATGAGCGCGTTCTCGTGATAACGGGGTTTCCAATCCCTCCGATGATGCGCGCGGAGACCGACGGCCCGCCGGGAGCACTGGCTCTAGTGAAGGCCGTTGAGACCCTGGGGGGCACCGCCGAGGTGCTTACGTATCCGGAGGTAAAGACCGCCCTGGAACCATTTGGCATCAGGTTCACGGACGAACCGGAGATAGGGGACTACTCCCTCGTTGTAGCTGTGGAAACCCCCGGGAGGGCAGTGGACGGGAGATATTACTCAATGAGCGGCATGGAGATAACGAGGGAGACCTTCGACTGGGCGGTTCTGAGGGCTAGAGAGCTCGGGGTGCCAACGATAGGGATAGGCGACGGCGGAAACGAGGCCGGCATGGGGAAGATAACCGAACTCACCAGAAGGTACGTCCCCCACGGTGATAGGATAGCCAGCATTGTCGAAACGGACGAACTCGTTCTTTCGGCCGTCTCCAACTGGGGAGCCTACGGGCTCGTGGCCCAGGCGTCAATAGAGTTCGGACGGGAGCTCCTCCCCGGCTGGGACGAGGGGGCGATAGTCAGGGTCATATCAAAGCTCGGTCTGATAGACGGGGTCTTCAAAACCCAGACGCCGACTGTTGATGGAATAAGCCTCGACGTCCACGAGAAAATCGTTGAGCTTTTAAACGCCCTCGTAAATGAGGCCCTAAGGTGA
- a CDS encoding HD domain-containing protein, whose product MKLDEFITNKESLRLIERTREYARHFFEREGTHGFSHVERVLNLCMHIGREEGADLEVLALAALLHDIARPLESSGRVEDHAVEGARIARQYLRSLGYAEDKIEEVAHAIEAHRFSRGPEPRTLEAKILSDADKLDAIGAIGIARVFMYSGEHGRDIEASLRHFEEKILRLKDLMYTETARRMAEERHRFTEEFIERIRREIEGEI is encoded by the coding sequence ATGAAGCTCGATGAGTTCATAACCAACAAGGAAAGCCTCAGGCTCATAGAGAGAACCCGCGAATACGCGCGGCACTTCTTCGAGAGGGAGGGAACCCACGGGTTCAGCCACGTTGAGAGGGTTCTGAACCTCTGTATGCACATCGGAAGGGAGGAAGGGGCGGACCTTGAGGTCTTGGCACTGGCGGCACTGCTCCACGACATAGCGAGACCCCTAGAAAGCTCCGGCAGGGTGGAGGACCACGCCGTTGAGGGCGCGCGGATAGCGCGGCAGTATCTCCGGAGCCTTGGCTACGCGGAGGATAAAATCGAGGAGGTTGCCCATGCCATAGAGGCCCACCGCTTTTCCCGCGGACCCGAGCCGAGAACCTTGGAGGCTAAGATACTCAGCGACGCCGACAAGCTCGACGCGATAGGCGCGATAGGGATAGCTAGGGTCTTTATGTACTCGGGAGAGCACGGGAGGGACATAGAGGCCTCCCTTAGGCACTTCGAGGAGAAGATACTGAGGCTCAAGGACCTGATGTACACTGAAACGGCGAGAAGGATGGCCGAGGAGCGGCACCGCTTTACTGAGGAATTCATCGAGCGCATAAGGCGTGAGATAGAGGGCGAAATCTGA
- a CDS encoding KH domain-containing protein gives MKAPICEVCLKTDDILCPADEKKLQDGVISELDVKVARLLYKLIGDVDMEFKKAVEAGDLIVIVVGEGDVPITIGKGGKNIKALMRELGKRIRVIEAVEVKGTDDVKKLATDLLYPAGVFGVNIVYKPGGGTYYKVLVLNRDRRKLPEKAEVLESILSQIAGEDVKINFI, from the coding sequence ATGAAGGCGCCAATCTGTGAGGTGTGTTTGAAGACCGACGATATTCTGTGCCCGGCCGACGAGAAAAAACTTCAGGATGGGGTTATTTCCGAGCTGGATGTTAAAGTCGCGAGACTCCTGTACAAGCTTATCGGCGACGTTGACATGGAGTTTAAGAAGGCCGTCGAAGCCGGTGACCTCATAGTCATTGTGGTTGGGGAGGGCGATGTCCCGATAACCATCGGCAAGGGCGGCAAGAACATCAAGGCCCTCATGAGGGAGCTCGGCAAGAGGATACGCGTCATCGAGGCTGTGGAAGTCAAGGGCACCGACGACGTTAAAAAGCTCGCCACGGACCTCCTCTACCCGGCGGGGGTCTTCGGTGTGAACATAGTCTACAAGCCCGGCGGGGGAACCTATTACAAGGTTCTCGTGCTCAACAGGGACAGGAGGAAGCTTCCTGAAAAGGCTGAGGTGCTGGAGAGCATACTCTCCCAGATAGCCGGGGAGGATGTTAAGATAAACTTCATCTGA